In one Nicotiana tomentosiformis chromosome 6, ASM39032v3, whole genome shotgun sequence genomic region, the following are encoded:
- the LOC108943840 gene encoding secreted RxLR effector protein 161-like, with amino-acid sequence MDSSKSINTRIATATKLDLDEEVKSVEQKLYREMIGSQLYLTASRPDITFSVGLCTRFQANPRESHLKAVKRIIRYLKGTPDLYLWRSTSGIAHFLGSCLVSWGIKKQNSVALSTTEAEYVAVAF; translated from the exons atggaCTCCTCTAAGTCCATTAACACTCGCATTGCAACTGCAACAAAGCTGGACCTTGATGAAGAAGTGAAAAGTGTGGAACAAAAACTATATAGAGAAATGATTGGGTCACAGTTGTACCTCACAGCAAGCAGACCTGATATAACATTCAGTGTGGGGTTATGTAcgagatttcaggcaaatccaagaGAATCTCACCTGAAGGCTGTCAAAAGGATAATAAGATATCTCAAGGGGACCCCTGACCTCTATCTATG GAGAAGCACTTCAGGAATAGCCCATTTTCTAGGTTCTTGTCTTGTGTCTTGGGGAATCAAGAAGCAAAactcagtggccttatctacaaCTGAGGCTGAATATGTGGCAGTAGCATTCTGA